Proteins encoded by one window of Anaerosalibacter sp. Marseille-P3206:
- a CDS encoding sensor domain-containing diguanylate cyclase, giving the protein MDKLVFDILNYVNEGIVILNENSEILFWNNYMEYITDTKANEVINSKIFDAIPGLNKVYFKKAFNSAMEKDFKFFFSSEMHKNLISNDFELNFRINKFKSSNSQYLIIEFMDVTSQFIRIEQLKEYANELYLLNKKLKQKEKEIERLAYYDTLTNLANRTLFYNLAEKLLANAKRRNTILGLMFIDIDKFKYINDTYGHRIGDKILIEVAKILKKCTRENDVVARLGGDEFLVLLPDLRDYSNYRTIAKRIANANSKVKVDDDIELNIALSIGVSFYPQDGNTIDDLISKSDKAMYNVKNIGGNKCVHYING; this is encoded by the coding sequence ATGGATAAATTAGTATTTGACATATTAAATTATGTTAACGAAGGTATTGTAATACTGAACGAAAATTCAGAAATACTATTTTGGAATAATTATATGGAATATATAACAGATACTAAAGCAAATGAAGTTATCAATTCTAAAATATTTGATGCAATTCCAGGATTAAACAAAGTTTATTTCAAAAAAGCTTTTAATTCAGCAATGGAAAAGGATTTCAAATTTTTCTTTTCTTCTGAAATGCATAAGAACTTAATTTCTAATGATTTTGAACTTAACTTTAGAATAAATAAATTCAAAAGTTCTAATTCACAGTACTTGATTATTGAGTTCATGGATGTCACCAGTCAATTCATTAGAATAGAACAATTAAAAGAATATGCAAATGAATTATACTTATTAAATAAAAAATTAAAACAAAAAGAAAAAGAAATTGAAAGATTAGCTTATTATGATACACTTACTAATTTAGCAAATAGAACACTTTTTTATAACCTAGCTGAAAAACTATTAGCTAATGCTAAAAGAAGAAATACTATATTGGGATTAATGTTTATTGACATTGATAAATTCAAATATATAAATGATACATATGGTCATAGAATAGGAGATAAGATTTTAATTGAAGTAGCAAAAATACTTAAAAAGTGTACAAGAGAAAATGATGTTGTAGCAAGACTGGGTGGAGATGAATTCTTAGTATTGCTTCCTGATTTAAGAGATTACAGCAACTACAGAACTATTGCTAAAAGAATTGCAAATGCAAATAGCAAAGTAAAGGTTGATGACGATATTGAGTTAAATATAGCTTTAAGTATAGGGGTAAGTTTTTATCCTCAAGATGGAAATACTATTGATGACTTAATATCAAAATCAGATAAAGCAATGTATAATGTAAAAAATATTGGCGGAAATAAATGTGTACATTATATAAATGGATAA
- the bchH gene encoding magnesium chelatase subunit H, with the protein MKLVVVTVSNPVAVDMSRFYKKLKEEYGNILDLKLFYVGRGYRKEKLPEIEKHIGEADFVLTDLMGAKEDVVVATVAGCKKCSGDIVNIGGQGKEIGPYLKLGSLSAKDMKMGSKKNRKDINVEAIMKMMDMAEKMGKFVPFGKPRDMRNFVLISKYWTLAGEGIEDLFYLILREYGKVNNLPKPRDPKENEPISICDPLTLKIYRDWAEYADDFGFDKDKAMVAVLYRSDNYPHRSCGCVGKFCEKLSEYVNVLPVAFNSVTPKNVDVLEKILLSPESPNIDLIVNVMSFRLGAGPMGGDADKAVELLKKINVPQLHPYLMAKRELREWEESVAGISPPEFLVSVMLPELDGSIESIPIGAIRVNDRDEELDLEIGEIDIIEDRVTKVISRINNWINLRKKPNKDKKVAIICYNYPPGEDNIFGGAFLDTFVSIEKIMSALKDEGYNVDAKTSEELMEYFTQGKIVNSGKWIVGKQSEHMITYEKDKYSIDLKDKDWYDEMISQWGEVPGEVMTEDKKFLIPGKEFGNVFVGLQPSRGVHENPEKCYHDKTLLPHHQYIAFYKWLKEEFKADAVVHVGTHGTLEFLKGKECGMSKDCFSDMLVYDIPHAYLYYCGNPAESVIAKRRSHAVLVGYQSPPYTEAELYGEMIVLETLISELKEAERVDPIRCDDLKEKIKEKASELNFDGEDLDMLERELYRIKRSLIPRGLHIFGQGYTDSEACDYMRFLLRYDRGNIKAIRRLVAENEGLDYEELLDRNDTEKLAELDEKSTEIIEKYVMEGICEDRYSDSLEFGRKCYNSSKECYEIKGLLKVLNGEYLPAKLAGDTIRSPEVLPTGYNLYQFDPRLVPSEVACERGAKIADNTIKEYMKSSGEYPKTVAMVLWGLETSRTQGETLGQIFHYLGVRIVRNRGFDPEYEIIPLEELGRPRIDITINMCGFFRDMFYNMIQFMNKIFKDVYLLDEPDDMNYFKANTKKIYKNLLDKGYSPDEAGELAVSRIFGPKEGDYGTGITTIIETKNWTSEEQLGDKFIDSLKYVYSLNHSGKKVEGLLEDNLKTVDIVSQTRSNHEYEVTDLDHYYEFFGGLAKSIEMVKGKKAEIYISDTTGESIETETVDKSIERGVRTRLLNPKWIDAMLEHKYHGVQEIYDRFENIIGLSATTNKVDNWVFDSLQSTYVSDEELREKLKENNRWAYLSMMERLLEANQRGYWDATDKQLEELRKVYIEVEGSIEEKIH; encoded by the coding sequence ATGAAATTAGTAGTTGTTACTGTATCAAATCCTGTTGCTGTTGATATGTCAAGATTTTACAAAAAACTTAAAGAAGAATACGGAAATATATTGGATTTAAAACTTTTTTATGTGGGAAGAGGATATAGAAAGGAAAAACTTCCTGAAATAGAAAAACATATTGGAGAAGCGGATTTTGTACTTACTGACCTTATGGGAGCTAAAGAGGATGTAGTAGTTGCTACTGTAGCAGGATGTAAAAAGTGTAGTGGAGATATAGTGAATATTGGAGGACAAGGAAAGGAAATTGGCCCATATTTAAAGCTAGGTTCTTTAAGTGCTAAGGATATGAAAATGGGTTCAAAGAAAAATAGAAAAGATATTAATGTAGAGGCCATTATGAAAATGATGGATATGGCTGAAAAGATGGGAAAGTTTGTACCATTTGGCAAACCTAGAGATATGAGGAACTTTGTCCTTATATCTAAGTATTGGACACTAGCTGGAGAAGGCATAGAGGATTTGTTTTATTTAATCCTTAGAGAATATGGAAAGGTAAATAATCTCCCAAAACCAAGGGATCCAAAAGAAAATGAACCTATTTCTATTTGTGATCCACTTACTTTGAAGATTTATAGGGATTGGGCAGAATATGCTGATGATTTTGGTTTTGATAAAGATAAAGCTATGGTTGCAGTTTTGTACCGTAGCGATAATTATCCTCATAGGAGTTGTGGATGTGTGGGTAAGTTTTGTGAAAAGTTAAGTGAATATGTGAATGTTTTGCCTGTTGCATTTAATTCAGTTACTCCCAAGAATGTAGATGTTTTGGAAAAAATATTATTAAGTCCTGAAAGCCCAAATATAGATTTGATAGTAAATGTAATGTCTTTTAGACTAGGGGCAGGACCTATGGGTGGAGATGCTGATAAGGCAGTTGAATTGTTAAAGAAGATAAATGTTCCACAACTACATCCTTACTTGATGGCAAAGAGGGAACTTAGAGAATGGGAAGAATCAGTTGCAGGTATATCTCCCCCAGAGTTTTTAGTTTCTGTTATGTTGCCAGAACTTGATGGTTCTATAGAGTCTATTCCAATTGGAGCTATAAGGGTTAATGATAGGGATGAAGAATTGGATTTAGAAATAGGAGAAATTGATATTATAGAGGATAGAGTTACAAAGGTTATTTCAAGGATAAACAATTGGATAAACTTGAGGAAAAAGCCAAATAAGGATAAAAAGGTTGCTATAATATGCTACAATTATCCTCCAGGAGAAGATAATATATTTGGTGGTGCATTTCTTGATACCTTTGTATCTATAGAGAAGATAATGTCTGCATTGAAAGATGAAGGATATAATGTAGATGCTAAAACTAGTGAAGAATTGATGGAATACTTTACTCAAGGTAAAATCGTAAACTCTGGAAAGTGGATAGTTGGAAAACAAAGTGAACACATGATAACTTATGAAAAGGATAAGTACAGTATAGATTTGAAGGATAAGGATTGGTATGATGAGATGATAAGCCAATGGGGAGAAGTACCAGGAGAGGTAATGACTGAAGATAAGAAGTTTTTGATTCCAGGAAAAGAATTTGGAAATGTATTTGTGGGACTTCAACCATCTAGAGGTGTTCATGAAAATCCTGAGAAATGTTATCATGACAAGACATTATTACCTCATCACCAGTATATAGCTTTTTATAAATGGCTAAAGGAAGAGTTTAAAGCTGATGCAGTGGTACATGTAGGTACTCATGGAACATTGGAATTTTTAAAGGGAAAAGAATGTGGTATGTCTAAGGATTGTTTTTCTGATATGTTAGTTTATGATATTCCTCATGCTTATTTATATTATTGTGGAAATCCTGCAGAATCAGTCATTGCTAAGAGAAGATCTCATGCAGTATTAGTTGGATATCAGTCTCCACCATATACAGAAGCTGAACTATACGGTGAAATGATTGTACTTGAGACTTTAATTAGTGAATTAAAAGAAGCAGAGAGAGTAGACCCAATTAGATGTGATGATTTGAAGGAAAAGATCAAAGAAAAAGCTAGTGAGCTTAATTTTGATGGAGAAGATTTAGATATGTTAGAAAGAGAACTTTATAGGATTAAAAGATCTCTTATTCCTAGAGGATTGCACATATTTGGACAGGGGTATACTGATAGTGAAGCCTGTGATTATATGAGATTTTTATTGAGATATGATAGGGGAAATATAAAGGCTATAAGAAGATTGGTAGCAGAAAATGAAGGACTAGATTATGAAGAATTGCTTGATAGAAATGATACTGAAAAGTTGGCAGAATTAGATGAAAAATCTACTGAAATCATAGAAAAGTATGTAATGGAAGGAATTTGTGAAGATAGATATTCGGATTCTTTAGAATTTGGCAGGAAATGTTACAATTCTTCAAAGGAATGTTATGAAATAAAGGGGCTACTAAAAGTATTAAATGGAGAATATTTACCAGCAAAATTGGCTGGTGATACTATAAGAAGTCCTGAGGTATTGCCTACTGGATATAATCTTTATCAATTTGATCCTAGGCTTGTACCTAGTGAAGTTGCCTGTGAAAGAGGTGCCAAAATCGCAGACAATACTATAAAGGAATATATGAAATCTAGTGGCGAATATCCTAAAACAGTGGCTATGGTACTATGGGGACTTGAAACTTCAAGAACTCAAGGAGAAACATTGGGGCAGATATTTCATTATTTAGGGGTGAGGATTGTTAGGAATAGAGGTTTTGACCCTGAATATGAGATAATACCATTGGAAGAATTGGGTAGACCTAGAATAGATATCACTATTAATATGTGTGGATTCTTTAGGGATATGTTCTATAATATGATACAGTTTATGAATAAGATTTTTAAGGATGTATATTTACTAGATGAACCTGATGATATGAACTATTTTAAGGCAAATACAAAAAAGATTTATAAAAATTTATTAGATAAAGGATATTCTCCTGATGAGGCAGGAGAGTTGGCTGTATCAAGAATATTTGGGCCTAAAGAAGGAGATTATGGAACAGGTATTACAACTATTATAGAAACTAAAAACTGGACTAGTGAAGAACAACTTGGGGATAAGTTTATCGATAGTTTAAAATATGTATATAGTTTGAATCATAGTGGGAAGAAAGTAGAAGGACTATTAGAAGACAATCTTAAGACGGTAGATATTGTATCTCAAACTAGGAGTAATCACGAATATGAGGTCACTGATTTAGACCATTACTATGAGTTCTTTGGAGGATTGGCAAAATCTATAGAAATGGTAAAAGGGAAAAAAGCTGAAATATATATTAGTGATACTACTGGAGAGTCTATTGAAACAGAAACTGTAGATAAGTCCATAGAGAGAGGTGTTAGGACTAGGCTGTTAAATCCAAAGTGGATAGATGCCATGCTTGAACACAAATACCACGGGGTTCAGGAAATATATGATAGATTTGAAAACATAATAGGCCTTTCAGCTACAACAAACAAAGTGGACAATTGGGTATTTGATAGCCTTCAGTCAACTTATGTATCAGATGAGGAATTGAGAGAAAAGCTTAAGGAAAACAATAGATGGGCTTATTTGAGCATGATGGAAAGACTACTAGAAGCAAATCAAAGAGGATACTGGGATGCAACAGATAAACAGTTAGAAGAATTAAGAAAGGTTTATATTGAAGTAGAAGGAAGTATAGAAGAAAAAATTCACTAA
- a CDS encoding DsrE family protein, whose product MKAVFHVVEMEKWSLSLINVRNLLRDAKEDVEIVVVANAEAVDGYTKDFELAHVMTKQNAKGVVFEACANALKAHEIKEDEILDFVEVIPNSMIELIKKQEEGFAYIRP is encoded by the coding sequence ATGAAGGCAGTATTTCATGTAGTTGAAATGGAAAAATGGAGTTTATCTCTTATTAATGTAAGAAATCTTTTGAGAGATGCTAAAGAGGATGTAGAGATTGTAGTTGTTGCAAATGCTGAAGCAGTGGATGGATACACTAAAGATTTTGAACTAGCTCATGTGATGACTAAGCAAAATGCTAAGGGTGTTGTGTTTGAAGCTTGTGCTAATGCTCTTAAAGCTCATGAAATAAAAGAGGATGAGATATTGGACTTTGTAGAAGTTATACCTAATAGTATGATTGAATTGATAAAAAAACAAGAAGAAGGTTTTGCGTATATAAGACCATAG
- a CDS encoding ABC transporter ATP-binding protein, whose translation MIEIDGVTKKFGDFTAVGNVSLTIKEGEFLGLLGPNGAGKSTLINMLTGLLKPTTGVLRIDGQVMSRDNMQIKKRLGVVPQYTNLDKELTAYENLVFAAKLFKIKDYKDLIDELLVAMELEEHRDKKAMNLSGGMQRRLMIAKALINDPDVVFLDEPTVGIDLNGRRKIWDILKYMKTLGKTILLTTHYIEEADYLCNQVCLINEGKIFKKDTPDRFKEDLGIYTVEYFDNEMKTNYAYFKEKEEAEKYISNVESISCTIRKTTLEDVFYNFTNRKVV comes from the coding sequence TTGATTGAAATAGATGGTGTGACTAAAAAGTTTGGGGATTTTACTGCTGTAGGAAATGTGAGCTTAACGATTAAAGAGGGAGAATTTTTAGGCCTTCTTGGACCCAATGGAGCAGGTAAAAGTACCCTTATCAATATGCTTACAGGATTATTAAAACCTACAACAGGGGTATTGAGAATAGATGGACAAGTTATGTCTAGGGATAATATGCAAATAAAAAAGAGATTAGGGGTTGTTCCCCAATATACCAATTTAGACAAAGAACTAACAGCATATGAGAATCTAGTTTTTGCTGCTAAACTATTCAAAATAAAGGACTATAAAGATTTAATAGATGAACTTCTTGTTGCTATGGAGTTAGAAGAACATAGAGATAAAAAGGCTATGAATCTTTCTGGAGGAATGCAGAGAAGACTTATGATAGCTAAGGCTTTAATTAACGATCCAGATGTTGTTTTTCTTGACGAGCCTACTGTGGGGATTGATTTAAATGGTAGAAGGAAGATATGGGATATATTGAAATATATGAAGACATTAGGTAAGACCATACTTCTTACGACTCATTATATTGAAGAAGCAGATTATCTTTGCAATCAAGTTTGCTTGATAAATGAGGGAAAAATATTCAAAAAGGATACTCCTGATAGGTTTAAAGAAGATTTAGGTATTTACACTGTTGAATATTTTGACAATGAAATGAAGACTAATTATGCATATTTTAAGGAGAAGGAAGAAGCAGAAAAGTATATTTCAAATGTTGAGAGTATTTCATGTACTATTAGAAAAACAACTTTGGAAGATGTTTTCTATAACTTTACGAATAGGAAGGTAGTATAA
- a CDS encoding sirohydrochlorin cobaltochelatase codes for MKKGILVVSFGTTYEDTRKKCIESVENRIRDEFKDCDVRRAFTSQMVINILKKRDKLVIDNVAEALDKLKEDEFDEIYVQSLHIIPGHEYEKMQKQIADFKENSSIDIKVGKPLLSDDRDYERVVEALNIGKISDDEAVIFMGHGTDHVSDESYSILEEKLREKNIENAYIATVEGSKTIMDIVPILKEKNIKKIVLKPFMLVAGDHATNDMAGDEEDSWKSILLSEGFEVETYLNGLGENEAVQEIFVSHLKDMI; via the coding sequence ATGAAAAAGGGAATTCTTGTTGTTAGCTTTGGAACTACTTATGAGGATACTAGGAAGAAATGTATTGAAAGTGTAGAGAATAGGATTAGAGATGAATTTAAAGACTGCGATGTGAGGAGGGCTTTTACATCTCAGATGGTTATAAATATTCTTAAAAAAAGAGACAAGCTTGTTATTGATAATGTAGCTGAAGCTTTGGACAAGTTGAAGGAAGATGAATTTGACGAGATATATGTACAATCTCTTCATATAATACCTGGGCATGAATATGAGAAGATGCAAAAACAAATTGCTGACTTTAAAGAGAATAGCAGTATAGATATTAAAGTTGGGAAACCATTATTGTCTGATGATAGGGATTATGAAAGAGTAGTGGAAGCACTTAATATTGGGAAAATTAGTGATGATGAAGCAGTGATATTTATGGGTCATGGAACTGACCATGTGAGTGATGAGTCTTATTCTATACTTGAAGAAAAGTTAAGAGAAAAGAATATTGAAAATGCTTATATTGCTACAGTGGAAGGAAGTAAAACTATTATGGATATAGTTCCTATTTTGAAAGAAAAGAATATTAAAAAGATTGTTTTGAAACCATTTATGCTCGTGGCAGGGGATCATGCAACTAATGATATGGCTGGAGATGAGGAAGATTCTTGGAAGAGTATTCTTTTAAGTGAAGGATTTGAAGTAGAAACTTATCTTAATGGTTTAGGGGAAAATGAAGCTGTACAAGAAATATTTGTTTCTCATTTGAAGGATATGATTTAA
- a CDS encoding iron chelate uptake ABC transporter family permease subunit, with protein sequence MFPYAAVGIVLVMLLPSKLNILMLGDEVATGLGLNVERTRFMFIILSSLLAGSAVSVVGLYFIPEKVRRC encoded by the coding sequence TTGTTTCCATATGCTGCAGTTGGAATTGTGTTGGTAATGCTTTTACCAAGCAAATTAAATATTTTGATGTTGGGAGATGAAGTGGCTACTGGCCTTGGTCTTAATGTTGAGAGGACTAGATTTATGTTTATTATTCTTTCATCTTTACTTGCAGGAAGTGCAGTTAGTGTGGTAGGTCTTTATTTTATACCCGAAAAGGTGAGGAGATGTTAA
- a CDS encoding ABC transporter permease: protein MEVFTVLWREFIFFKRRFFKITSSAIMTPLLYLIAFGWGLGKDIVIEGATYMHFIIPGIIALTTMNTSFNAISVRINISKLYEKSFEYYLTSPVNMKLLALGHILAGTFRGMYASGLILLISYLFGIKIHIDFYFVLICFLNSFLFAAFGYGAALSIESHYDMSRFTTYVMTPMSFLCGTFFSLKNLPPLVKGVIGVLPLSHTSQSLRDIVLKGQFDHKSILVLLIYSVVFYLWGIAMSYREVK from the coding sequence ATGGAAGTTTTTACTGTGTTGTGGAGAGAGTTTATATTTTTTAAAAGAAGATTTTTTAAGATTACAAGTTCAGCTATTATGACTCCACTTTTGTATTTAATTGCATTTGGATGGGGATTAGGTAAGGATATAGTTATAGAAGGTGCAACTTATATGCATTTTATAATACCAGGAATTATTGCTCTTACAACTATGAATACAAGTTTTAATGCTATATCTGTTAGGATTAATATTTCTAAATTATATGAAAAAAGTTTTGAATATTATTTGACTTCCCCGGTGAATATGAAGTTGCTAGCTTTAGGACATATTCTGGCTGGCACCTTTAGAGGGATGTATGCATCTGGCCTTATATTATTGATATCATATTTGTTTGGAATAAAGATACATATTGATTTTTATTTTGTTTTAATATGTTTTTTAAATAGTTTTTTGTTTGCAGCTTTTGGATATGGTGCTGCTCTTTCAATTGAAAGTCACTACGATATGAGTAGGTTTACTACTTATGTTATGACTCCTATGTCATTTTTATGTGGTACTTTCTTTTCATTGAAGAACTTACCTCCTCTTGTGAAAGGTGTAATTGGAGTATTGCCCCTTTCACATACATCCCAATCCCTAAGGGATATTGTGTTGAAAGGGCAGTTTGACCATAAATCAATATTAGTACTTTTGATTTATTCAGTAGTGTTTTATTTGTGGGGTATAGCTATGAGCTATAGAGAAGTAAAGTAA